Within bacterium, the genomic segment GAAGATACCAGTAAGTGCTGATCAATCCATCCGATCCCACGGCCGTAAAGCCGATTTGACTCCACGAATTCCATGACTTCGTCATGATCCGCGAGGACAGATTGCGGTAGTGCGCTGAGCAGACTTAGAATTTCAATTCGATTGCCAATCGATCCGCAGGCAAGCTCTCCGATGATAAATGGATGACAGAGCACTTGATGATTGTTTAGCAAAAGCATCAAGGAATCATTTCCATATCGGAGATGCTGAACCCAAACCGAGGTATCAACGAGCTCCATGATTCAATTTCGGACGTCTTCTCGGTATTTCCCTTAACCCCTTTTCCGTACCGCCCAGTTGACTCAACCGCTTGCTTGCTTCTCGCGCGATTAGCGCTTCCAGGCCAAGCCTGACTAACGACGTCTTTTCACTGATGCCGGTCAACCGCTCCGCTTTCTTCAACAAATCTTCATCAATGTTTAATGTGGTTCTCATGCATATAAAGATGCATCATATCTGTATGCACGTCAAGTTCGAAGCGTGTAGGAACATAAATTGAGCATCCGCGATGCCGTCATGGAGATACCCTCTTAAGCCAGTTCCAAAAGTGGTCGTGATCGATTGCCGCTTAAATGTTCACCATCTTAAGTACCTCAACACCACTCAGTTCTGTTCCGATGACAACGCCTTCTCAACTCATTCAGATGGTCCTCCTAGAACCTTGAGACTGATCAATTTGTTAGTGCAAATTGTGAAAGTCCTCTAAAAAATGAAGAATTTCTTTCGCGGAC encodes:
- a CDS encoding VapC toxin family PIN domain ribonuclease: MELVDTSVWVQHLRYGNDSLMLLLNNHQVLCHPFIIGELACGSIGNRIEILSLLSALPQSVLADHDEVMEFVESNRLYGRGIGWIDQHLLVSSLLSHARLWTLDSRLSNMAARLGIAYEC
- a CDS encoding type II toxin-antitoxin system VapB family antitoxin — translated: MRTTLNIDEDLLKKAERLTGISEKTSLVRLGLEALIAREASKRLSQLGGTEKGLREIPRRRPKLNHGAR